GTGTGGCAGTACTTTCCGGTAGATGGCCCGGTAGGCTTCCAGTACTTCTTCCGGCGTTTTGAAGGGCATCAGGCGGGGATTGGTTTTCAGATAGTCAAAGAACCCGGACAAGCTGCCGGTAAAGCCCGTCTGCGTCTTTATTTTTTCCATCTCCGCCCTTATCCTGGCCACTTCGGATAGCCCTGTCCGGTATACTTTCTCCGGTGTGAGGTCCGGCGTGGTGGTAAACGTATGTACGTAATAGTTATAGATGCGATCGCCGCCTTTGATGGCGAATAACCCTGCCTTGTCCTGCGCTGCGGGCAGGTATTTTTCTTTCAGGTAGCTGGCCAGTTTGGCGTAGGCCGGGCGCATTTTTTCTGCGATGACATGGTGGTATAACGTTGTTAGCCGTTGTTTGTCGGCGGTAGTAAAGGACGCCGGGAATTTTGACAACGGTTTGTAGAAGATATTTTTGGCGGTGTCTTTTTCCGCCAGGGCTTCCATCTGGGGAATCATCCGTGTCACCAGCGCTTTGGGTAACACTACGCCTGCCTGTATGCCTTTGTTGAAATTGGCGATGCAGGTGTCTGCCCAGTCCATGAAGGCGGTCATGCGTTTGGCCCAGTTCTCATAGTCTTTCACGGTGTTAAACGGCTGGTCGCCGTCGCCGGAGCCAAAAGAGGCCAGTTCCAGCGGCGTGGAGACAAACTGGTTCATCGGCAGGTATTCCAAATGGAGGGACATGCCTTCCAGGGCGGATTGCAACGTGTATGTGAGAATGTCGCAGGAGATCCGGTCACCGGTGTTTAATGTGGCGTTGTCATATTTTTTCAGTTCCCGAAGGTATTTCCGGTAAAATGTTTCTGTAGCGGCGAGGTAAGGCGCAGCGCCTTCGATGGCCAGCCGGTCGTCGTACTGGTGAAAGCCGGCGGCGGTGGCTTCGGAAGGAAACAGTTGCATCCGTTCTGCGTAGTAATCATCAAATAACTGCTGCAGTTGTTGGTTGTTTTGTTGTGCCCGGATAGTGGTCGTACATAACAGGGCGGCGATTACCAGCAGGCTGGTCGTTAGTTTCTTCTTCATAATGCGAGTGCTTTTATCATCCATATGCTGCAGCCAAAATGAACGGCGTTGCCCAGCGGCGCAGGCAAATAGGTAAATCCCATTTTTTCATAGAGGGGGATGGCCTGTTCCAGTTCGGGCAGTGTTTCCAGGTATACGTGGGTGTATCCGAAAGACCTGGCGGATTGCAGGCATCGCGCGATGAGCTGTTTGCCCAGGCCGAGGCCCCTGGCTTCGGGTAACAGGTAAAGTTTCACCAGCTCGCAGTGTGCGGGCGGCAGTCCGGGTACCGGGAAGATACCGGCGCCGCCAGCCACGCTGCCGTCTACTTCTACAATCCAGTAAGCGGCATTGGGGATGGCGAAAGCGCTGTATAGTTCATAAAGGTTATTGTCGAAATAGGCGGTGCCGGGTTTGTTGGCATGGAATTCCTCCAGCACCTGTCGTATAATAGTGCCCAGCTGCTGATTGTCGTCCGGTTGCAGTGGCCTGATTTTACTGATCGCTGTCATGCCGCAAAGCTACCCAGCCGGTGGCAGCTAAAATTGTACGGGATTAACCTTTTGATGTTGTTGTCAGATTTTTCTGTACTGGTTGGGCAGCATGCCGGTGATGCGCCGGAAGGTCTTTGTGAAGTGGGCCTGATCGGTAAACCCGCATTCATAGGCTATATCAGTGAGGGTTACCTGTTCTTTTTTGATGAGGGAGATAGCGCGTTCCACTTTTATTTTCCGGAGATATTCACCTGCGGAGCATCCGAAATAACGGGAGAAATAGCGGGAGATGGTCACCGGGTGAAGGTCCAGCTGTGCCGCCAGGAATGGCAATGACAGCGGTGTGTCCCAGTGGTCGTACATGATATCCCTGATCTTCTCTGTCCATTCCGGATAGCAGCGGAAATCTTCCTGGCAGGGCGCGATAAGGTCCACGCACAGCTGGTCCATCGCAATGGCGGACGCTGCGTCGTTGAGGTAATGTTCCTTCATGATCCGGACAAGTCCGCTGGTGTTCAGCTGGCACTTGTCGCCGAACATCAGCGACGGTGGAGGATGAGACAGCCCGAAGGTCTCAAAGAAATTACCAGTCAGCTCTATATTAAAAATACGGGTGCCGGGGAGATAGTCAATATTCTGGTGCGCCACGCCGGGATAGTAATAGAGGCCAGTGCCTGCATATTGCCTGTCGCTTCCGCCTTTTCTTACTTCCTTGCTTCCGCCTTCCAGGATATGGGAGAAATGCGGGTTGGAATGAAAGTGCCAGTCGGACGCCATATTGGGCACAAAGGAGGTCTCGCTGGTGATGACAGCGCCAAAAACGCGCTCTTTCACCTTCGTGCCAACGTAAGTGCCTGTTGCAAGCTGAACCGGAATAGAACCTGACATATCCTCTGATTGATCGTTAAAAGTAAAAAAATTATGAGAGCGCACAAAATAGGGGAATGCATTAGCAGCGCATTTGAAATAGTTAAATTGTTATAGCAAGCAACCCGGTCCCGGAAGATTTTGAGCAAATATGTAACCCACAGCATCACCCTGTATTGTTCATCATAATTGTAAATTCCATGAAAACAAAACGTTTATTATTCCACGTTAGCGCGCTCCTGCTGGCCGCTTTAACCTCCTGTAAAAAAGACATGAAAGACAATGGCGCCCAGCCGCCATCGAACAGCAAAACAGCTGTTACAGAGGCTTACCAGCTGGTGTGGTCCGATGAGTTCAACGGCAGCAGTGTAGACGGCAGTAAATGGCAGTTTGAAACAGGACCTAATACCAGCAACAACGAAAAACAATATTACCAGGCTGCCAACGCAACGGTCAGCAACGGCAACCTGGTGATCACAGCGCGGAAGCAGTCTGTCAACGGATGGCCCTATACGTCGGCCAGGCTCAACACCGCTGGTCGCTTTACCACCAAATACGGGCGCATAGAAGCCCGTATCAAGCTGGCCTCCGGACAGGGACTGTGGCCTGCCTTCTGGATGCTGGGCAATAACATCGGTTCCGTAGGCTGGCCCCAATGCGGTGAAATTGATATTATGGAACAGGTCAATACCAGCAACACCATCTACGGCACCATGCACTGGTTCTCCGGCGGTCACGCCTCTTATGGCGGCACTACCACCACCTCCTTTACGGACTATCACGTATATGCGGTAGAGTGGGATGCAGGCGCCATCCGCTGGTATGTGGACGGTGTCAAGTACCACGAGGGCAATATCCTTAATAACATCAACAATACCGGTGCATTCCACAATCCTTTCTTTATCATCCTTAATCTGGCGGTGGGCGGCGATTTCCCCGGACAGACCATCGACGAAAGCAAGTTGCCCGCCAGCATGTACGTTGACTATGTGCGGGTATACGCCATGACCAATAACAGCGGCAGTGCGCCTATTGGCTCCACCATTTCCATGAAAGGGTTTAACAACGCTTATGTCAGCGGTGAAAACGGTACACAGGCCATGACCTGCAACCGTCCTGACGCACAGGCATGGGAACAGTTCACCGTGGAAGATGCCGGCGGCGGAAAGATAGCCCTGAAAAGCATGGGGAAGTATGTGTCCTCTGAAAACGGGACACAACCTATTACGTGTAACCGTGCTACTGCCAGCGACTGGGAGAAGTTTGACTGGATAGCAAACGCTGATGGCACTTTCTCGCTACGCGGCAATAACGGGTTGTATGTTTCCAGTGAAAACGGAACGCAGCCGATGACCTGTAACAGGGCCACCATATCGGGATGGGAAGCATTCCGTCTTTAATTCAAAAACAGGGGTGATGATATGCCTGTTGAACGGACAATTATCTCTTCGCGGCATGTAAGGAAAAGACCGGATTTTTCCGGCCTTTTCCTTATTTTTATACTTGTTAAATCCTGTTGCCACACCGCAGTGTTTGTCGCAGCCGCACATTAAAGTATTGTTACCATTCTTATCCAGTAGAAAAAGTTTACCCGGAATCGCTAATTTCATCATATGAGCCAAAATACTTTATTAGAGAACCTAACCACCAGGACCACCGGCATTTTATATTACAGTGAATCGGAGAACCCATTGACCATCGAGTCATGGGGGCATGTTCCGGCAGCTGAAATAACCGGTAAGATCGCCACCCGGCATCAGGTTGCGCCCAACGTAGTAAAAACCATCAGTTCAGCAGATTTTTTCAACGAAGTAGAGAGAGCACCAGACCCGAACGACGCCCCCATTGTAGAAAACGCACAAAGATTCAAAGCCCTGCATCAATTCCTGAAAGAACATTTTACCGGCATACAGGTAGTCCGGGTGGAAGACGGCACCAGTATTCCGGTGTACATCGTTTGCCATCAGCCGGATGACACCTGCGTAGCGCTGGTGACCACAGCGATAGAGTCGTAAGCCTAATCTCCACATATTACAGAAACCCTTAAAAAAAACCTGAATTATGAAACAATTCATCAGGCATTGTATGATCATTTGCCTGGGCGGTTTATTGTTTTCTGCCTGTAAAAAAGAGGCAGACATCCAGCCCCGGGAAATGGAACAACCACGTTCCACCATTACAGAATCCGTAGTGGTCCTTAATGAAGACTTTGAATCGGGCAGTAAAACAGCTTATGCCATCGGCAATGTAACCCTGAGCAGCGGCTCCTGGACCCTGGACGACGCTTTGATCGGCAATCTGGCTGCCGACCTGAAAAACGGAACTAAATCCGTTCGTATCAGAAACACCGGTAGCATCACCACCAATTTCAGTACCAGCAGTGCAGCCGGCACCGTTACTGTGACTGTTAAACACGGCACCTACGGCACCGATGCTAACAGCAGCTGGCAACTCTGGACATCCGCCGACAACGGCGCCACCTGGACACAGCAAGGAAATACCATCACCACTTCCAACAGTCTGCAAACAGCTACTTTCAGCTTCCAGTCAACCGGCAACCTGCGCATCTCCATCCGTAAAACATCCGGCAGTACCAACAGGATCAACATCGACGATGTGAACATCACAGCCGGCAGCACCGGCGGTGGCGGCGGTGGCACCAATCCCGGCGATGACAACAACCTGTTGCTGGGCAACCCCAGCAATGCGCTGGCCGACGTGGCTTCGGAGAACAACTACCTGATGGTGAAACCTTATTATACTTTATCATATAGCCGTGGCCGTGCTACCCCTAACTGGGTAAGCTGGCATATCCAGTCATCTGATCTCGGCAGCATCTCCAGGACCAACGACTTCCGCGCCGACACCGACCTGCCCGCAGGCTGGTACCAGGTGCAGAACAGCAGCTATTCCGGTTCCGGGTTTGACCGTGGCCACAACTGCCCGTCAGCCGACAGGACAGCTACTGCAGACGCCAACTCCGCCACCTTCCTGATGACCAATATGATGCCACAGGCGCCTAACAATAACCAGAAAACCTGGGCCAACCTGGAAAACTATACCCGCGACCTCGTGAAGGCCGGCAACGAAGTATTCGTTATCTGCGGTTCCTACGGCCAGGGCGGTACCGGCTCACTGGGCGGTGTCACCACCACCATCGACAACGGCCGTGTGACCGTTCCTTCCAATATCTGGAAAGTAGTGGTAGTAATCCCTGATGGCAGCAATGACCTGAACAGGATCAACGGCAACACCCGCGTAATTGCCATCAATACGCCCAACAGTAATGATATCAATACCGACTGGACCCAGTATAAAACAACTGTTCGCGACATCGAAAGCGCAACAGGTTATAATTTGCTGTCCAATCTGCGCCCATCGCTGCAGGACAGCCTGGAAACGAGGATTGATCCGTGAGGACATCTCTAAAAGACAAACAAAAAGGCTTGTAAGTAACACTTACAAGCCTTTTTGTTATAGCATTATCTTTACTTTGCAAATTTCCTTGTTCCCGCCACGCAAAGGATCACGCCCACTGTAACGCCCAACATGCCGATGCTCACTTTTTCATGCAGGAAGGAGGCGGCCAGCGCCAGTCCGAAAAACGGCTGTAACAATTGCAGCTGTCCTACTGTAGCAGTACCGCCTTGCGCCAGTCCACGGTACCAGAAAATAAAGCCGACGAACATACTGATGATGGACACATAGGCGAGGCTTATCCAGGTATCAGCATGAATACCTTCGAAAGACGGCGGCATATAGATAAACGCCAGCGGCAGCATGACCGGCAAAGCCAGTACAAGCGCCCAGGAAATCACCTGCCAGCCGCCCAGCACCTTGGTCAGTTTGGCTCCTTCCGCATAACCCAGTCCACAGACGATGATCGCTGCTATCATGAGCAAATCACCTATAGGCGATGCCGTTAGTCCCTGCGCTACCGCGTAACCTGTTACCAGCAGGCTGCCGGCAACAGAGAATACCCAGAATACAGGCCGGGGCCTTTCTCCACCACGAATGATGCCGAAGATGGCTGTCGAAAGGGGCAGCAGCCCTAAAAAAACGATAGAATGCGCCGAGGTAATGTATTGTAACGCCATGGCCGTTAACAACGGAAATCCCACGACCACCCCAAGCGCTACCATCACCAATGGAAAAATATGTTCACGGGCCGGCCTTTTTTGCCTGAAAATCAGTAACGCAACAGCGGCCAGTATGCCCGCATTGGAGGCGCGGGCTACCGTCAGGAAAACAGGGTTCAGCTCCAGGACGGCCACCCTGGTAGCGGGCAACGACCCGCTGAACAATACCACGCCTATAAAACCATTGAGCCAGCCTCCACTATTACTTCCTTTTGACATACTGATATTCATTTAAAATTGAGATCACAAAATTAGTGACCCTGTACAGATGATCACGGTATCAGTTTTACGTTTTTGTATGAACACAGTTAGGACCGGTATTTTTATCGCAAATTGCCTTACTTTGATGTTGTAATGATAGCAAATCCCGTAACACCAGATGAAAAAGTTAATTGTCACGATAAGTATTTTGTGCTGTAGCGGATGGGTAAATGCCCAGACGGTCAAGTCCACCGGCGGCAGCACCCGGTTCATGGTAAACAGCGACGGTGTGATCAAAAACAGCAGCTACAGCGTAGTTGGCCGTATCAAAAGCGACGGCACGGTGGAAGCGGCAAACTATAAGATCATCGGTTATGTCAGGGGAGAGCGCATAGAAGACAGTAATCATTCTACCGTTGGGTATATAAAAAAAGACGGTACCGTAAAGAACTACAGCCACAGTACGATCGGTTACATCAAGGACAATGGCGATGTGCAGAACTGGAGCCGGAGCAGCCTCGGGTCTGCGTCCGGCGTTAAAAAGGAGTGGGCGGCGTTGATCTTTTTCTTCTTTGATTTCTGATCACTTGATAAATGGAACTATGCTTGTTCCGTGCTGCCTGTGACGATGCCCAACAACAACGGAACGAGCATCAATCCCTGGAAAACATTAAACATCATGAGCCGTGGATGAATGCCAAACGGCAAATCTGTGGCATCCCTGTATTGGCTGAACAGGTAATAAGCCAGTAGCAGCGCCACAAAGGTCAAACCGATAGTGAAATACCTGAACCTAACCCCGTAACATCTGTCAAATACGAGTGTCATGGCGATGGCCACGAAGCAGGAGCTGATCACCGCATACAGGATCGTGGCGTTTGTGATCAGGGTTGTCAGCGGTAAGATAATAAATGACGCCACTGCAAACACTACAATGGTGGCAATCAGGCTCGTCACTAACGCCTGTAGTTTTTTTCTGCCGATGCCAGCATAGATGGACACCGGAAAAAGCACCAGGAATCCCAGGCCGGTGAGGAAAACGGGGCCGGAGCCGAACGGATCGCTCATAGAATGGCAGATGACGGTCCAGAGAACGGTCAATATCAAAAAGAAGATGACGGTCTTTAAAAAAGCGGCTGTGTTGAAGGTGATCTTATTCATAGGTGTAGGTCGTAAAATATTCCTAAAGATATATCTTCCTGTTGAAAAAGCTGTATGAGGAAAACGTTTCGTCTGGAAAACAGGCGCTTGTTTGTTATAAGTGCAACAATAAAAATCCACCCAGGCTGCCGATCAATATCACATACACCGTGCTCAGTTTTTTCCATACCAGCGTGATTCCCAGGCAGACGGCCAGTATCACGGCGCTGCGCCACTCCGCAGCAGAGGCGAGCAGCAGGTGCAGCCCCACTACTGCTATAACGGACACTGAAGCAGCACTAAGCCCGTCCAGGAATACCCGGAGCCGGTCGCTTTTGCGGGCGGACGACAGCAGCCTATGCAGAAAGAAAGAGATAAAAAAGGAAGGCAGGAATATGCCAATGGTAGCCAGCACTCCACCGGAAAGGCCATGGATCAGATAACCGGCAAAGGTGGCACTGGAGAGGATAGGGCCTGGCGTTATCTGTCCAACGGCAATGGCGTCCATCAGCTGTTGCCGGGTAAGCCAGTGGTTTTTCCTGACCAGCGATTCATCCATGTAAGCAAACAATACGTACCCGCTGCCGTATAATACCGCTCCGATTTTCAGGAAGATGGAAAACAGTTTTAAGCTGGAGAAAGCGCCGGCACTGCCCTGTGTTGCCGGTACCAGCAACCACCCGCTCCAGGACGCCATTTTATTTTTCATCCTGTGAGCGAAATAATTTAATGCCCCTGCGCCTAATATCAACAACACTTCATTGAGTCCAAACCAGGAGCCTGCAAAGACCAGTACACACAAAACTATCAGCGTGGTGTTCCGTTTGAGGGTGGTAGCAGACAAGCGGAACACAGTGGCGATGACCAGTGCCGTAGTGGCCGGGCGCAGGCCGTAAATAAAGCCCTGCACGTCCGGCAGCGCACTGTATTTTTGATAGAAGTATCCAAACAACAGGCAGATCACCATAGCGGGAAAGATGTAACATACACCGGCCACGATGAGCCCCAGTCGACCGGCCCGCTCTTTGCCGCAATGCATGATCACCTCTACGGCGTTAGGGCCGGGTATGATGTAAGAGGTGCTGAGCACATCCATAAAATGCTGATGGTCTATCCACTTTCGCTTCACCACCATTTCATTTTCGATGGTGGCCACCATCCCGGCGATACCGCCAAAACCAATACAGCCCAGCTTGAACGTGGAAAAAGCCACTTCTTTCAGTCGTTGGGTTGTTGAGTCTTTATGGTATTCCATACACAATCAGTTTGACCGGGGGTAGCTGTAAATATAACTATTGAACGCCTGTCATCAAACTGATATAGGTGACGAAGTTATTTTTTTATTGTCCACAGGCCGGTGCTGCCTGGCTTCCTTTCGTCTGTGGCCTTACTCAGCAAAGTGTCCCCTGCGGCGATATTGCCAAATATCTCCACGCCTGCGTCTACCGTCATGCCCGGGCGGACGTCCACCCATTCGGCTTTTCCATCTTTCACACGGATGACGAATTTCTTTTCCTGCGTGGTGGCCACTGCTGCAAAGGGCACCACGAAGGATGGCGTGTTTCTTTCCAGCGGAACTTTTACATAACAAAAAGCGCCTGCTTTCAGCCGGTGATCGCTGTTGTCTACTTTAAATTCCCATAATTCGGTGCGGGTATTGGGGTCGATGGTTTCTGACTTGCGGGTGAGGACTGCCTTAAAACGTTCAGTCGGATAGGCATCTACACGGAAGTCGATATGTTGAAGCTTGTCCGCGGTGGCCACATATATCTCAGGTACGGCGGCGCGTAAACGCAGCACGTTGTTGTTCTGCACGGTGAGCAGCATGGCGTTGGTGCCGACCAGCGAACCCGGATCGGCTTTACGGGCGGTAACAACGCCGTCAAAGGGCGCTATGATATATAAATACCCTGATACCGCTTTGTAGGATTGTGCCTGTCTGCCGGCGGCCACGAAAGTGGCGCTGTCGGCCTGCATCTGGTTGCGGCTGCGCTCCAGGTCCACCGGCGCCACGATGCCGGGCGTATTGGCCTGTGATGCACGGTATAACCGCTCGTACTGGTCTTTGCTGGATGTCCATTTAGCTTTGGCTGCCTGCACAGCGGCTTCTGATTCTGCCAGCCGGCTGTTCACCTCCGGCGCTTCAATTACGGCCAATACCTGTCCTTTCTTAACACGGTCGCCCATATCCACTTTCATCTCCTTTACAAAGCCCTGTACTTTGGCAAAGAGTTCCGCATTTTCATAAGGCACCAGTTCTGCGGGAAATTCTGCTGTTTTCTTCAGCGTGTCCTGTTTCAGGATAAATACAGGCACGGTGTCTGATGCCGGCGTATCGGCACCGGCGGCCGGTGCCGGTGAATGATGGCCGCAGGCTGAAAGAATGAGCAGTGAAGAGATGGAGGCGATTATCCGCATATTGTTATTGCATGTTTTTGTCATAGTAAATACTTTTTTCATCGTCAGGGTCAAGGGATACATATTTGTACGGTGTTCTTCCAACTGTCCACTGATAGAGGGAAGGGAGGAAAAACAGTACGCTGATGGAGGAGAATAACAGGCCGCCGATCACGGCGATGCCCAGCGGTGCCGTCTGATCACCGCCTTCAGACAGCCCCAGCGCCATAGGGAGCATCCCGGCGATCATGGCGGCGCTGGTCATCAGGATAGGACGGAGGCGATGCTCCGCTGCCAGCAACTGCGGATGGTCAATATTGTTTTTCCGGTAATGTTCTGCGTTGGTGATAAACAACACTGCGTTGGCAATGGCTACGCCCACCGCCATAATAGTGCCCATATATGATTGTATGTTCAGGGTGTTGCCTGTCAGGTATAAAAACAACAGGGAGCCTGCTACCACAGCTGGTATGACCGCTAACGTGGTGACGGCCACCCGGAACGATTGAAAGTATACGGCCATCACCAGGAAGATGACCAGTATGGCGATCAATAAGCCAAACTGAAGACTGGACAAGGTGTCCTGCAGCAGGGAAGGCTGGCCACGCAGGATGATTTTAGCACCGTTGGGCAACTGGCCCATGCTGCCGATAGCATGTTTTACCTGTTTGAAAACCGTGCCCGGGTCCTGCTGGTGGATGTTTGCGGTGATGGTGATGTAACGCTGCTGATTGAGCCGGTCGTATTCGCCGGGCATGGAAGTACGTTTCCACGAGGCTGCTTCACTGAGATAATGGGTGGTGCCATTGCCGCCGGAAACGGGTATGGCTTCCAGTTGACTGGTGCTGTTCATCCTGAACTCGGGATACTGTACCTGCACCTGGTAAGCCGTGCCGGTGGCTTTGTCCAGCCAATAGTTGGGCGTGGTGAAACGACTGGAGGAAGTGGCGGCAACAACAGAACGGGTGATCTGTTCGCTGGTAAGCCCCAGCTGACCCGCTTTTACACGGTCCAGCTCCAGCCGGATAACGGGATAGTCGAGCGGTGTGGCTATCTGAAGATCGCGGAGAGCGGAGATGGATGACAGCTTTTTGATTAACTGCGTGGCTGTCTTTTTACCTTCCGCCAGGTTTTTATTGACAACGGCAATCTCTATCGGATTGCTGCTGCCGAGGTTCAATACCTGTTCCACGATGTCTCCCGGCTCAAAAGACAATTTAGCGCCGGGGATGGCGGCAG
This sequence is a window from Chitinophaga varians. Protein-coding genes within it:
- a CDS encoding GNAT family N-acetyltransferase, producing MTAISKIRPLQPDDNQQLGTIIRQVLEEFHANKPGTAYFDNNLYELYSAFAIPNAAYWIVEVDGSVAGGAGIFPVPGLPPAHCELVKLYLLPEARGLGLGKQLIARCLQSARSFGYTHVYLETLPELEQAIPLYEKMGFTYLPAPLGNAVHFGCSIWMIKALAL
- a CDS encoding nuclease A inhibitor family protein, with amino-acid sequence MSQNTLLENLTTRTTGILYYSESENPLTIESWGHVPAAEITGKIATRHQVAPNVVKTISSADFFNEVERAPDPNDAPIVENAQRFKALHQFLKEHFTGIQVVRVEDGTSIPVYIVCHQPDDTCVALVTTAIES
- a CDS encoding helix-turn-helix domain-containing protein, producing MSGSIPVQLATGTYVGTKVKERVFGAVITSETSFVPNMASDWHFHSNPHFSHILEGGSKEVRKGGSDRQYAGTGLYYYPGVAHQNIDYLPGTRIFNIELTGNFFETFGLSHPPPSLMFGDKCQLNTSGLVRIMKEHYLNDAASAIAMDQLCVDLIAPCQEDFRCYPEWTEKIRDIMYDHWDTPLSLPFLAAQLDLHPVTISRYFSRYFGCSAGEYLRKIKVERAISLIKKEQVTLTDIAYECGFTDQAHFTKTFRRITGMLPNQYRKI
- a CDS encoding DUF885 domain-containing protein → MKKKLTTSLLVIAALLCTTTIRAQQNNQQLQQLFDDYYAERMQLFPSEATAAGFHQYDDRLAIEGAAPYLAATETFYRKYLRELKKYDNATLNTGDRISCDILTYTLQSALEGMSLHLEYLPMNQFVSTPLELASFGSGDGDQPFNTVKDYENWAKRMTAFMDWADTCIANFNKGIQAGVVLPKALVTRMIPQMEALAEKDTAKNIFYKPLSKFPASFTTADKQRLTTLYHHVIAEKMRPAYAKLASYLKEKYLPAAQDKAGLFAIKGGDRIYNYYVHTFTTTPDLTPEKVYRTGLSEVARIRAEMEKIKTQTGFTGSLSGFFDYLKTNPRLMPFKTPEEVLEAYRAIYRKVLPHIPQLFGHQPQTPMDVRRVEAYREAASGGPFYIKGNIAEKRAAILYVPVPDASKVNVTFYGMEATFIHEGIPGHHFQIALQQENKAIPAFRRQPTFSAYFEGWALYVESLGEQLGCYTDAYQKMGALNNEVHRAIRLVLDVAIHTGKMTREEAIDYMMANESVSKTIATAEVERYMAMPGQALSYKTGEIRLKALRDKLAARLGAGFNLRDFHDALLAYGDMPLQVLEKYMDDWAAHYQR
- the chrA gene encoding chromate efflux transporter; protein product: MEYHKDSTTQRLKEVAFSTFKLGCIGFGGIAGMVATIENEMVVKRKWIDHQHFMDVLSTSYIIPGPNAVEVIMHCGKERAGRLGLIVAGVCYIFPAMVICLLFGYFYQKYSALPDVQGFIYGLRPATTALVIATVFRLSATTLKRNTTLIVLCVLVFAGSWFGLNEVLLILGAGALNYFAHRMKNKMASWSGWLLVPATQGSAGAFSSLKLFSIFLKIGAVLYGSGYVLFAYMDESLVRKNHWLTRQQLMDAIAVGQITPGPILSSATFAGYLIHGLSGGVLATIGIFLPSFFISFFLHRLLSSARKSDRLRVFLDGLSAASVSVIAVVGLHLLLASAAEWRSAVILAVCLGITLVWKKLSTVYVILIGSLGGFLLLHL
- a CDS encoding family 16 glycosylhydrolase, with protein sequence MFIIIVNSMKTKRLLFHVSALLLAALTSCKKDMKDNGAQPPSNSKTAVTEAYQLVWSDEFNGSSVDGSKWQFETGPNTSNNEKQYYQAANATVSNGNLVITARKQSVNGWPYTSARLNTAGRFTTKYGRIEARIKLASGQGLWPAFWMLGNNIGSVGWPQCGEIDIMEQVNTSNTIYGTMHWFSGGHASYGGTTTTSFTDYHVYAVEWDAGAIRWYVDGVKYHEGNILNNINNTGAFHNPFFIILNLAVGGDFPGQTIDESKLPASMYVDYVRVYAMTNNSGSAPIGSTISMKGFNNAYVSGENGTQAMTCNRPDAQAWEQFTVEDAGGGKIALKSMGKYVSSENGTQPITCNRATASDWEKFDWIANADGTFSLRGNNGLYVSSENGTQPMTCNRATISGWEAFRL
- a CDS encoding efflux RND transporter periplasmic adaptor subunit, with the protein product MTKTCNNNMRIIASISSLLILSACGHHSPAPAAGADTPASDTVPVFILKQDTLKKTAEFPAELVPYENAELFAKVQGFVKEMKVDMGDRVKKGQVLAVIEAPEVNSRLAESEAAVQAAKAKWTSSKDQYERLYRASQANTPGIVAPVDLERSRNQMQADSATFVAAGRQAQSYKAVSGYLYIIAPFDGVVTARKADPGSLVGTNAMLLTVQNNNVLRLRAAVPEIYVATADKLQHIDFRVDAYPTERFKAVLTRKSETIDPNTRTELWEFKVDNSDHRLKAGAFCYVKVPLERNTPSFVVPFAAVATTQEKKFVIRVKDGKAEWVDVRPGMTVDAGVEIFGNIAAGDTLLSKATDERKPGSTGLWTIKK
- a CDS encoding DMT family transporter, whose protein sequence is MSKGSNSGGWLNGFIGVVLFSGSLPATRVAVLELNPVFLTVARASNAGILAAVALLIFRQKRPAREHIFPLVMVALGVVVGFPLLTAMALQYITSAHSIVFLGLLPLSTAIFGIIRGGERPRPVFWVFSVAGSLLVTGYAVAQGLTASPIGDLLMIAAIIVCGLGYAEGAKLTKVLGGWQVISWALVLALPVMLPLAFIYMPPSFEGIHADTWISLAYVSIISMFVGFIFWYRGLAQGGTATVGQLQLLQPFFGLALAASFLHEKVSIGMLGVTVGVILCVAGTRKFAK
- a CDS encoding 5-fold beta-flower protein, which encodes MKKLIVTISILCCSGWVNAQTVKSTGGSTRFMVNSDGVIKNSSYSVVGRIKSDGTVEAANYKIIGYVRGERIEDSNHSTVGYIKKDGTVKNYSHSTIGYIKDNGDVQNWSRSSLGSASGVKKEWAALIFFFFDF
- a CDS encoding DNA/RNA non-specific endonuclease gives rise to the protein MKQFIRHCMIICLGGLLFSACKKEADIQPREMEQPRSTITESVVVLNEDFESGSKTAYAIGNVTLSSGSWTLDDALIGNLAADLKNGTKSVRIRNTGSITTNFSTSSAAGTVTVTVKHGTYGTDANSSWQLWTSADNGATWTQQGNTITTSNSLQTATFSFQSTGNLRISIRKTSGSTNRINIDDVNITAGSTGGGGGGTNPGDDNNLLLGNPSNALADVASENNYLMVKPYYTLSYSRGRATPNWVSWHIQSSDLGSISRTNDFRADTDLPAGWYQVQNSSYSGSGFDRGHNCPSADRTATADANSATFLMTNMMPQAPNNNQKTWANLENYTRDLVKAGNEVFVICGSYGQGGTGSLGGVTTTIDNGRVTVPSNIWKVVVVIPDGSNDLNRINGNTRVIAINTPNSNDINTDWTQYKTTVRDIESATGYNLLSNLRPSLQDSLETRIDP